Within Astyanax mexicanus isolate ESR-SI-001 chromosome 2, AstMex3_surface, whole genome shotgun sequence, the genomic segment GAAGACTATACTGGATACGAGTACTTACATTGTTACCAAACAGCTCCAATACAAAAGTGGATACGCTCCCATTTATGCCGATCAGGATGTTGACACTGGTGAGGACGACGTAAGCAGTGCTGGGGATTTCAAATAGGAACGAGGCTGGGTACATCAGAGGAGTGATGGACCACctggaaagaaaggaaaaaatagccATATAACGTACTGTATATGCACCTAATCGTTTATTGTAAAATAACGAATGGCTGCCTCAGAATAACTTAAGTTTGGTCCACTTACCCATACAAAAGCAACAACAGGGCCAGCACAGGAAGGTTGGTTGCAGAGACATAGGCTTTTTGTTGGAAGCACACAAAGATGAGGATGACCAGGGTTGCTGGCACAACATAATTGCACTGTAAAACAGAAAGATAGTGTTCaacatatgtttaaaaaaaagcaaaaaaggcaGTAAAGGAATATTATGTGTGTAAACTTATGCgttaaataaatacaagaaaACTGTCACATACCATATCCCAGATGAAGTTGGCCAGCCAGTACAGGAACGGCTGTACACCACTGATGAACTGCATGTGCTTGGCTTTGTTCACACGCTCTTGGATGAGGAAGACTACGAAGCTGGCAGGAACgaaggacatggcaaaaatcacacAGATGGACACCAGCACGTCCACTGAAGTGGTGACCCTGAAacgatataaataataaaagaaaaagtgagaaaacaaGTAATAAAACTATGAGTTCCTAGTTCTGAATGATTAGAAAGCAATGTAATAATGTGATTAGAGCAACAGTAGTTGACAGTCATATAAAATGATCAATCTGTAGTGAAACTGTACTTACAGTGCAACCTGGGAGAGCTGCTCTTTGGTAAGGTTCAAAGGGTGGTTGAAGGCTGTTATGCCATATTTACTTGGATCCTTTTCCGGGGGCAGATTGGCACGTAGGATACCATTGTTCATCACATTGAGGAAAGCTCCGATACTATGCCAGCCCTTGTTATTGAACCAGAtctgaaaaaaacataattctaatTATTAACATAAGTACATTATTAACTAATAAATGGGCTTTatagtttaaactgcagagcggcGCAGAAACACTGACACGTGCACATAGAAGTATAAACGCGCTCTGCTGCGTAGAGCACTCTTGCTGAAGACGCGTAGGCTACAGCGTAGGtttgacacagaagtataaattaggCTTTAAATTATCCAGACCTCCCAATAACCAGAACTAATAAAAAAGGGATTTTTACCCAATTACTTATCCCCACTGCTTTTTAATGTCCCAAGCCAAAATACTGAAGTATTTTCAAAGCACACTGTTTTTTCCAGTTTGGAGCCTACTGTAATTTTGTATAAACATACAGGGAAGTGTAAAACAAAACatggataaaataaaattaataaaggtgaggctatacagaatgcccagcctctttattatTTCCACCAACCGAAACCTTTTTTCCACGAACCTTGGGGTTTATACCGCAGTGTGAACCGAACCATGAAATTTTcagtaccgttacacccctagtgaCCATACTTAGTGGCTGTGTGTATAATCCAATGAAGTATAATCCAAAATTCATTATCATAAAGATTGGTTGGAATCAGGAAACAGACAGGCAGGTACAACACTGGCAAATCAATACTGCTACGGCCAGGAGGGGGAGCCATTACACCTTTTGTATTAAAATGTGCTATAAAGATACATTTAAACATGGTGTTGCCTTGTCTTAATTCTAACATCAACTTACCTTCACATTATTTTTGGTGTCCAGGCCATTGATGAAAGCAGAAAGACTCTTTAAGAAGCGATCAGCTGCTGTCCCAGAGTTCTAGACacacaaagtaaaaaacattatCCATAATTTGCCATTGTCCTCAATGTTGGGAACTTGATTTTTGTGGAAATGAtatttatgtaataataataatcattagctCACCTTTTCTAAGTTAAAGATTACCCTCACTCGAGCAATGGCATCATCAATCTCCTCAGCAGGTGGAAGAACCTGAGTACTTCTAGCACCCAGTGAGAAACCTCCATATCTGAACTCGTTCACCCAGACCTTGTtcttcaaactgaaaaaaaaagcaaaatagaaaATTATGAAATTAAATGAATTGTCAATAATAAGTCAAATAATCTATCACACTTAGTTGTGTTCAGCTATGTTTGGTTTATGTGCTGCaataaccaaataataatacCTTTTGCCAATGATCTGAGCGTATGTCTTCACAAGGTAATCAGAGATGTTTCTTCCAGTCAGATTTTGGAGGGTGTCCCTCTCGCTGATCTTAATCTGTGGAGGTGGCAGTCCTCCAGCACTGGCAGGGCATTCTGGGAGCATCTTTTTCTTGCCGTCACTGCTGCACTCGCACGCTGGCGAGGGATTGTCCATGGTCCAGTTTTGCGACATTAACACTTCCAGCACACTTTCTGGAACCTCAGGTATGGACCAGTCATCATCGCCTATAGTGCACGGAGCATCTCTgcaaacattttcacacaaagGAAGCTTAGAATAATAATCTCTGCTAAAAGTATAAATACATTAgatttcatttgttttacttCATTTGGTTTGCTTACTGTCATTAATTTACTTACGGAATTGGCTCTCCTTCCATGCAGCGTGTTCCAAAGCCAGGGCCTTCCATTAGAGCAGCAAGTAATCTTTGTGTGCTGGCATCTTCAGGTGCATCATTGCTGTTGGGAAAAGCAAGCAAAAAGGATTTGAAAATTCTTtggaaaaacatttaaataaaaaaatattaaaagacatTTAGTCATATaagccatatacagctctggaaaaaaataagacaccgcttaaaaattatgagtttttttttattttaccaaattgaaaacctctggaatataattaggaggaagatggatgatcacaaccatcaaagcaagctgaactgcttgaatttttgcttaacgttatccaaaagcagtatgtaagactggtggaggagaacatatcaagatgcataaaaactgcataaaaactagatttattccaccaatttctgaactcttaaaactttataaatatgaacttgttttctttgcattatttgaggtctgaaagctctgcataatttttatttaattttatttttattaagagttatttcagccatttctcattttctgcaaataaatgctctaattgacaatatttatacttggaattttggagaaatgttgtctgtagtttatagaataaaacaacaatctccATTTTattcaaacttatacctataaatagcaaaatcagatttttgtgaaaaactgattcagaaactgaagtggtatcttatttttttctagagctgtatgacAGATATTATGAAATGACTGCGTTAAAGTTCTGTCACATAATTACAGGTGTAGCATAAGGTTATAAAATAGGTTTACATACCTAATAAAAGTGACCTGATCCTCATACATCCAAGGCTGAAGGGCAAGGCTGGGGTATTTTCCGAATGGGGGAACAATAAGACTGAAGACCAGAGCAATGCACACAAATACAGCAGGAAGAACAatctgcaaaacaaaaacaaaattagaCACTCCAAAGTTGTCATAAGACTGCAGTGTAGTTAACACTTAACTCTCTGGAGTCCACAAACCTACCAGCCATCTCAATGTTTCTATTATTATCTGTAATAATATAGCATTGACAAATATAGAATTTCATACTCTGGTGTGTTTGTGGGCCCAGAGGGTTAAACTATGACTCATGATAAAATAACCAGAAACAAATGTACTTGTTCATTATTCAATATTGTTCAATTTAAGAATCAAGGCTGTGATCAGTGGGATGGTTTAATTGAGTTGTTCATTTATGTAAGAACTGAGAGAACACTTTATTCATACCTGTGCAAAAAAGCCTTTCCTAGAACGACGGGCATACAGGAACCTCTTCCACAGCAAGGCCAGGAACTGCTGTCTCTTCAGACTCCAGCCCTGAATCTGGTATGAGCCTTTACCATCCAAACCACTCAAGTAATCTGTCTCTCTGGACTCTGGagagtaaaaaaataacagaagaCTAATGAATAGATCTGTTTATAAAACAtacttacaataataaataatagtttatttcTTTCAGTCAGTGTAAAGAAATGAGTTCACTGGTTAAAGCTTTACCTGGATCAACTTCTGATTCATTGCCATCATATCGGTCATCTTCAGTCAATGGTTTAAGGCAGCTCTGGTGATCAGCTCCGAAAGCATGTCGTCTGCGCCGGCGTATAGGGAAGGTACCATCTGTGCAGAAGAAAATGTGCATTAGACAAGATATTCTCATTTCTCTTAATTATCTAAAATTGTGGTAACACTTTAGTTGGATAGTCTATTATAGATGCCTTATAGATGCTCCCCGAACATTCACCTTTCATTCAACTTACTTTATACagaatatctattaaatgcaagAGAACCTTTAGCTAAATGTACAAGATTCTTAATGTTTATGTTAACCTTTACCCAAggctttaatcaaccctaaaacctaagcctaaccctaacattaCCCCAAAACTGACATCtaagaataattaaaaattaactaagaattcatttgcatttaattgaGGTTTAGTTGAACTGCAGTTGAGGATCCACAAGGCATCAACAAGAGACCAGCAAAGTAaagtgtttaacccttgtgtggtgttcgggtctgtgggatccgttttcatttttcatcaaatgatacaaaaaaaatattttttcgaactcaaactcattggcattggctaattttttgtgaaaaacatatatcaaaacacattttcgataaacacacactgtacacatcccccccccccccccccacacacacactcacatttatattacatacagtatgtttggccgagggctaataaacattgcttcatttgtaaatttgaaactaaacaaatgttctactcatatcttgagtttaattcattttcttttacattttattaaaaaactaataaaaaaagagtagcactttttaaaagaaatgtaacataagaaaggtaaagggcaaatattaaccatgtaagctgtttatattgcttgcaatttaggtgaagcaagtgtgtgtaaagcattttaatgtaaaattgcttaattttgctgaattaaatacaagttacaaagtaaacgagtaacaaaaatatgaacaccacacaagggttaagtaaaaAGCGCTGATGGAAGAAGTCTTACCTGACAATATTTCAGTATCAACCCCACTGTCCTCTGCCACTTTTAGGAATATCTGAAGAcagcacaaaaaaacatcaaggcAATGCAAAGAGAAAGGATAAAGATTTTGCCATTTGCAAATTACTAggtgattaaaataatataaatataaatattaatataaatggtGTTGTACCTCTTCAAGAGTGGTGTCAGAAACTCCATAGCTAGAGATGCCTAAATCAGCAAGGTGATCATCCATATCGTGAAAGAGTTCAACAAAGGCTCCGTCTTTGGCGGATTCGTAGGGGAGGATGTAGGTGATTTCATGGCCCAAGTCCTCCACCATGCGTGCGTTGGGGACATGCTTAATGATCAGACCTGAGATTAGAGAGATGTCTGCAGGAACAATAGGTGAGTCAGTCCATGAAGAGCCTGCAGGTACATTCAGAACCAGGTACACAGAGGGTTAGTAGTGAGGTTAAAACCAGGGTTGAGAATGTAGAATGTGTTAGAGGTTAGTTGTTAGTTGTTATGTTTTCTCTTGCCAATACATTAAAACTTAGCTAAGACTAATACATTGACATGCCACATATCATGGGACaggactttattatttatttttgtgtgccATGATTTTTGCCACACTCCATAGAAGctgaagaacgctgcactgacatGGAGTTCATGCattcctgcactgaatgtggatgtggtttCTTAATCTAATTtcttgtctgttgctttgttgctTGTGTGCATGGCCATGGTCATTTCAGTCATGATCAATACCactcactgcgctgtccactgcgGGTGGTAATGCTTTCCAAGGTGTATTCCTGGTATACATATCGTACTATGATTGATGAAGGTTAAattttggaaatggaatgtcccatccatctggcaccgaGAAACAGGACACACTCGAACACGTCATAACCGATTAACattttgtcccatgacttttggcatgtcagtgtaaaaagaaAACTTGAAAGTGATTCACTCATACCACTGTCACATCAACACCTAGTAACTCaaattttcttgtttttgttttacacCTTCTAGAAAATCTAGAAACATCTCATGATTAAAATGGTCCTCATGTAATAGTTTACAATCTCGAAGCATTAACATGCTGTACATTAAACCTGAGAATGTCTTTCTTTCCCCTAAAAAGATAACACTGTAGAAGTAAAAGGTTTTGATATgacagtgaaaataaaaaaatgcatgcatCTATAAAACCTAtgctcaggtaaaaaaaaaaaaagtcaaaagctTACCAATAGCTGTAGCAGCATCACTCTCATGATCGCTGCCCAGTCCAGCATCTGAACTGCTCTCAGAGGCTTCATCATCCTGAAACAGACCATTCAAACCatgacatttcttttaaaaaaaaatcaccttcatACCATTCATTCTGTGTCAACAAGAGCCGCATCTCACCTTCTTGACGTAAGacacagtgctgctggagttcctgCAGGAGCTGAGAGAAGCTTCCGGTTCTTTCTTAACCAAAGTGAGGTAGTATCCAGTTCCCAGATGGGTCTTCAGGAAGAGAGAGGAGCCCACACAGCACAGCTTTCCATGAGAGATGATGGCAATGCGGTCACCCAAGATGTCTGCTTCATCCATGTGATGAGTGGAAAGAATGATAGTGCGACCTACAGGAAGACCCAGAGTATTGATGTTTAGTTTAGAGCAGCGGTTCCCAACCTGAATCATTGTGTGACCAACATAAAAATGTAATTGATCatttaaaatctaaacaaatTGATTGATAAGCATAAATCGCCTCAGGAACTTTGTAACATAAGACGCAGATTTTAACTAGTTACACTTGATGTGTAAAAATTTTGACTCAGCCTCACACCAATATTAACATAACTAGATTTCTAACCCTCCAATTAGCTTTGTGGTCCACGTGACTAGTGtaataaatgaacattttaatttaCACTGCCAGGAATATTTAGATACACAGTACCAGACTTTCTTCAGTATTGTAATGGTTGgatttggctggattttctcagtcagctttatgaggtagagtcacattgaatgactttcagttaacagctgtgctgaaattttCAAggattaattacttaaattttttgCCTATTAATGTGTTCGagaacatcagttgtaaattTATGATGAGGTAGACTTAGTATACAATGAATAGTCCTATTtgtgtaatgttttaatccatactatgacaagaactactcaactaagtaaagaaaaaatactttaagaaatgaaggtctgtcaatctgaaaaatctcaaagaaaaatatcctcaagtgcagtcgcaaagaccatcaaaaatgttatgataaaactggctctcatcagaaacaCCCCAAGAAAGGAAGCCCAAGTGATACCTCTTTTGCACAGGACAAGAGCCAAAACACTTtacagagtgttttggtttgtttagcacttttaagttactacaggattcattatgtgttccttcacagtctgacttcagtatttatttacaatgtaggaaacaaaataaaataataaaaagctttaattagaaggtgtgtccaaacctttgactggaagTGTATATTATCAGTATTTTACttaacaaaactttaaaaagaagACCCTATTAATACCACTGTGACCCACTAGGGACTGTAGCACACAGGTTGAACGCCACAGCTAGTGCATTATCTTTTTAGTACCTAAACTGTAAGAACCTTTCTGTGTGCTCTCATTTCAGTTTAAAGTTAAcatatgaataatatatatttattactataCATATTCATATTATAGACTTAAATTGTAAAGGGGAACCATTAATCATTACCTGTGCGGTACTTCAGCAGGAGGTCCCAGATGCCTCTGCGAGCGTATGGGTCCACACCAGCAGTCGGTTCATCCAGAATGACGACCTTTGATCCTCCGACAAAAGCAAGAGCCACTGAGAGCTTCCTCTGCATGCCACCTACACAAGGCAAACATAATTAATATTCAATATATAGGCCAATGCCAAATCTGTCAAAGCTTATTCACTGATCTTCTCAAAGGTCCATTCCACTCACCAGAGAGCTCACATGTCCTGGACTTGCGTTTATGTGGAAGTCCAGTATCATACAAAATCTGGTCGATCTCAGCCTTCACCTCTTCTTCAGAAAGTCCTTTGAGACGTGCATAGAACCACACATGCTCCTCCACTGTCAGCCTAAACAGACACAACAACACCATGAGACCAGTGTTTCAGTCAAAACAAACCCACCAATCCCTGAACTTACAGAAAAGGTCAAACACTGTGAAGTGAAGAACATTACTGGCAAGAGCTCAAGAGGTTTCTGAATCACTTCCTTTTTTGAGGAATATGCTGCACATCAATACGTGAAAGCACttacagaagcactttactaGTCAAAATGCGGCTTTCAGGTGTGATCTAATGTAGCCTGTGCAAAATGTAGGTCTGGGATATGGAGAACACTTACATGCTGAAGAGGACATTGTGCTGAGGGCACACTCCCAAACTCTGCCGGATGGCACTCAGCTCTGAGCGGATGTCTTTTCCCATGATGTATGCTGTGCCGGAGGTTGGTGGAAACAGACCAGTCAGGATGGACctgaaaacattgaatgaacatCATTTGTAAGAATCAATTATTGGTAACACATTTTTGTATGATATTACTGCAAAATATAAACACACCCCTCCAGGGTTTCATAGTATGTGAACAGAGCAATCACTTAACACCCTGGGCGTTAACCAGAGGTTTTAATTGAATATGACACTTAATTTAACcttgtaaaaatacagtaaactacTGAAGACCACAGCTGCCAATTTTTCAGCAAACTTCacattttacagtaaaacacTATAATACATTTATAGTAATTAACTGTTCATTTAAATCATAGTAGTAACCTTGTAAAAATGCGATAAAATATGTGCGACCAATACTAGCAGTAGTTTACTttgcttctgtaaaaaaaaaatattaaagtgcAGTTACAAAAGATCCATATCATATTTTTGCATCACAATATGTTAATTCTGTATGAAATGCCTGttttttcagaataaaaggataataaaattaaaaagtagcTGTACACTTTAGAGCCAGAAGTAATTAACTACggttaaaaactgcattttttaaaaataggttATATTGTTTAGCATTTTAGCTCCAGCTTAAAATTAAGAAACAACTTCAGTGATCATCCACATATtagtaaaaaattgtaaaaaatgtttaaaccattataaaaaaaaacacttatttatcagcTGCTTACATGGTGGTAGTTTTCCCTGCTCCATTGTGACCCAGGAAGGAGGTAATCTGGCCCTCGTAGAATCCCAGCGTTAAGTCATCCACAGCCAGCTTTTTGCCATGGCGGTAAACCTTAACTAGGTTCTCGATGTATACTCCCATATCAAGGTGAGTAGGCTCTTCCTCAATGCACACAgctataaacagataaataacacATTATGAAGTAGTGTCTAGAGAAACATCATTTTTTGCTGTGTGTCATCAATGTTTCGAGTAAGTGTAATGCTCTTACCTCCTGAATTTGCTTTTCTTCCTTTCAGAATTGGTGTCGGCCTTTGGTCTCCTTCTCCGAACCAGTAAGACTTGGTAAATGGGAAGTACCATGGTCTGGGGATGCCATACTGACCAGGGAACACAGCCTCTATGTACCATGTCATTACACCATAGATGAAGGCGTCAACGTACATTATGATAATGGAGGTGGTGAGGCTGTAGTCATCTTTCTCCATTGGGCTGGAGAAGAGGTTTTTCCACTGGATGCCCACTCCCTGCTCCTCAAACAGAGCAAAGTACTCACACCCAAACCCAAACGCCACTGGGGACAGCAGGCTCTGCACATAAACAAGAAAAGAGGCAACGATATGAGATAAAGGATTCAGCATTGCACATCCAGACACATTGTCATGGTTATTATCTATTTTacaaatatatagatgtattttataatattggTTCCTGGCTAAATATATCATATTTAGTCTTGAGTATTTGTGTGTAAGAAGTCTATTTTTTTAGTGAAAACCACACCAAAGAGACTTCCAATTCCCCTGTtaaagtatacagctctggaaaacacaagagaacacttcagttcttaaattggtttctctgattttgctatttataggtctatgtttgagtaaaatgaacattgttgatttattctttGAACTTCCTTGaacagaatcaatatttggtaaaaataaccctggtttttaatcacagttttcgtgcatcttggcatgttctcctccaccagtcttacacactgcttttggataactttatgccactcctggtgcaaaaaatcaagcagttcagcttggtttgatggcttgtgatcatccatcttactcttgattatgttccagaggtttttaatttggtaaaatcacagaattgtacctattatttttttccagagctgtatatgtaggtCATAACAGGTTAAAGAAACACAGAAAGGTATACTTATGGTAGAATTATACTAGCATCCCTTTCTTAATAGAGATATTATGAAAATCATGCTGTATCGTGGTGTGGAGGATGTAAACTTACAGCAATGACTTTGGCAGGGAGGCCAATGTAATCCTGCCAGGCCACGCACAGCACATAGGGCAGGTAGAGCGTAAAGTAGATGATTCCTCCACAGGCAGCAGCCAGGTTGGCCCGAGCGAACACTGTGCTGATGAGAAAACACTGCATGATGGTGACCACAGCAAAGGAGCCCAAGAAGAGGAAGACCACCCCAGGGTCACTGTAGGGGAGCAGGTTGCCCATCTGCAGAACAGaagaaaatcacaataataagtAATGAGTAGCAATAGTGTTCATTATTCctggatataaaaaatataaaatgattaaatgaatgtgtctatattttattgtatgttttacATTATATAAAAGTAGTTCTAGCTTGAACAGAGCCAGTTCCACAGAGTTTGTTGGCTGGCTTTGACATCATAATTCAATtgaaaaaataagtaattatcCTCCGAGCTTTTTATTATTGATCTATATCTATAAGAACCACTCTATCAAGCCTCAGCTGAGTAATTGGTCCTGCACTTGTATGGTTTGCTATTATTGTTACTAAGAAAAGCTTGTTGGATTGTCCACTTAAGCTGTTTCCACCACAAACCACAAAAACATTTGGCACTGAGCTGCACTGGACGTGTCTCAAAGTCTGATTCACTGCTTTAAGGCCCGGCATCTGGCAGGTTCTAGGAGATCATTCTCATGCTTATAATTCCTttgtaattactgaataataattcttatattttatttgttttttatttgtttttagttcatttgccaGGGAATTAAGAAGTAGTTATGAAACATCAAGGTGTGCGACTCACTAAAGAGGATCTTATGAACATTATAAAAGCTTTGCATGTACATGCATCTTATGTACCATGGATGCTAATAATTTCTGGCCTTGTTGAGAGATGTAACTGAAGAGtggtataaaaaaacaataccttGAGCAGAAGCACCAGCAGTCCAGCACTCATGAGTAGAGGGATGAGGCTGCTGATAAACCAGCTGAACCACAGGATCCCGTTGTCCAATCCCATAATCCTCATGGTTTCCTTGAGGCGGGCTTCTTTCTCGTAGACCACGCCTTTTATAATGATGGCCACAGAGTACATCCAGGCGAGGGTCATGAAGAGAGGCATGGAGCGACTCATCACACGCAAGAAACTACAAGAGAGAATAGACAACAATGATAATAATGTCATTAAAATACTACAggttgttattactattatttacatcACTTTCCCTATGAAAGGTTAATAAGGAATAACAGAAACTTACATGTCATCCACATAGCAGGGGTAAGGCATCTGCTGGATGTAGACTCCAGTCTTCTCCTTGGTTCCTGTAACTGCTCTGATTATGCTTTGCTCTATTACGTCCTGCAGGTAAGAGAATCCGCCCCAAACATACCGAAGATCC encodes:
- the abca1b gene encoding phospholipid-transporting ATPase ABCA1b isoform X1, whose amino-acid sequence is MSISTQLRLLLWKNFTYRRRQTLQLLIEIVWPLFIFFILIAVRLNYPPYEQHECHFPNKAMPSAGTLPWIQGIVCNANNPCFRHPTPGESPGVVGNFNDSIISRLFSDAKKILLYSQNDKSLDGFKELIHAVKALQNNTSGFKLKDFLNDNETLSTFLIQNASFSENYVQDILKADVNLEKVLTKGFGVHLRDMCNTTLLEDFVNITNKKVAKLTQESICSSSKTWLNQAERHFMANLDFFKPLRDAKKISKSRSDSRPETREARKVAKAADNLLENLGSLAVELASMRSWSDLRNEILFLTRNATGSPSQMYQAVSRIVCGHPEGGGLKIKSLNWYEDSNYKALFGNYNSSDEEPVSVYDNTSTPFCNNLMKNMETNPISRMIWRALKPLLMGKILYTPHTPATHKIIKEVNRTFQELGVLRDLGGMWEETRPKAWNFMEHSEEMDLLRTLLQNNVTAAFFSAQLTGTQWSVQDVISFLTKQSEDTRPHGTAFTWRDVFNETDQAIMSISRFMECVNLDKLEPVSTEEKLINDSLGLLDNRKFWAGIIFPDIQSNSSELPPHVNYKIRMDIDNVERTNKIKDAYWDPGPRADPFEDLRYVWGGFSYLQDVIEQSIIRAVTGTKEKTGVYIQQMPYPCYVDDIFLRVMSRSMPLFMTLAWMYSVAIIIKGVVYEKEARLKETMRIMGLDNGILWFSWFISSLIPLLMSAGLLVLLLKMGNLLPYSDPGVVFLFLGSFAVVTIMQCFLISTVFARANLAAACGGIIYFTLYLPYVLCVAWQDYIGLPAKVIASLLSPVAFGFGCEYFALFEEQGVGIQWKNLFSSPMEKDDYSLTTSIIIMYVDAFIYGVMTWYIEAVFPGQYGIPRPWYFPFTKSYWFGEGDQRPTPILKGRKANSGAVCIEEEPTHLDMGVYIENLVKVYRHGKKLAVDDLTLGFYEGQITSFLGHNGAGKTTTMSILTGLFPPTSGTAYIMGKDIRSELSAIRQSLGVCPQHNVLFSMLTVEEHVWFYARLKGLSEEEVKAEIDQILYDTGLPHKRKSRTCELSGGMQRKLSVALAFVGGSKVVILDEPTAGVDPYARRGIWDLLLKYRTGRTIILSTHHMDEADILGDRIAIISHGKLCCVGSSLFLKTHLGTGYYLTLVKKEPEASLSSCRNSSSTVSYVKKDDEASESSSDAGLGSDHESDAATAIGSSWTDSPIVPADISLISGLIIKHVPNARMVEDLGHEITYILPYESAKDGAFVELFHDMDDHLADLGISSYGVSDTTLEEIFLKVAEDSGVDTEILSDGTFPIRRRRRHAFGADHQSCLKPLTEDDRYDGNESEVDPESRETDYLSGLDGKGSYQIQGWSLKRQQFLALLWKRFLYARRSRKGFFAQIVLPAVFVCIALVFSLIVPPFGKYPSLALQPWMYEDQVTFISNDAPEDASTQRLLAALMEGPGFGTRCMEGEPIPDAPCTIGDDDWSIPEVPESVLEVLMSQNWTMDNPSPACECSSDGKKKMLPECPASAGGLPPPQIKISERDTLQNLTGRNISDYLVKTYAQIIGKSLKNKVWVNEFRYGGFSLGARSTQVLPPAEEIDDAIARVRVIFNLEKNSGTAADRFLKSLSAFINGLDTKNNVKIWFNNKGWHSIGAFLNVMNNGILRANLPPEKDPSKYGITAFNHPLNLTKEQLSQVALVTTSVDVLVSICVIFAMSFVPASFVVFLIQERVNKAKHMQFISGVQPFLYWLANFIWDMCNYVVPATLVILIFVCFQQKAYVSATNLPVLALLLLLYGWSITPLMYPASFLFEIPSTAYVVLTSVNILIGINGSVSTFVLELFGNNEIGGINDILKNVLLIFPHFCLGRGLIDMVKNQAMADALERFGENRFRSPFEWDMVGKNLFAMAVEGVVFFIITVLIQYRFFFKPKSLSAKLSPIGEEDEDVARERQRIVSGAGQGDILELRELTKVYKRKQKPAVDRLCVGIPPGECFGLLGVNGAGKTTTFKMLTGDTVVTSGEAFLARKSILREIDQVHQNMGYCPQFDAINDLLTGREHLEFYAILRGVPEREVCEVAEWGIRKLGLVKYSDKAAGSYSGGNMRKLSTAMALIGGPPVVFLDEPTTGMDPKARRALWNCIHSVIKEGRSVVLTSHSMEECEALCTRMAIMVNGRFRCLGSVQHLKNRFGDGYTIILRVAGPDPDLQPVMKFIESELPGSTLKEKHRNMLQYQLPSSVSSLAHIFSILAKHKDFLRIEDYSVSQTTLDQVFVNFAKDQSDDHSDHSIRRKEAAAVDIPLLSLLAPLKTEDNPKESFV